The region aaggtagatttaaaaaaaagtgcaaTATCATCCACTAAATTGAGGGAAAACCCAGAAAAAAACTATTTTAGGAGGACCCGTAATTAGAAAGCTTTAATGAAAGAATGTATCATTTCAGACACCATATGCTCGAGTGCAGAGGCTAGATACTAAAGCAAGGTGCCTAGAGTCCTGAGGAGAATGCACTTGTACTTAGCCGTAATGCTGAACAATGAGCTTTAAATCTACGCAGTGCTAAAAAGACAATGACAGAGTTCAGATAGTATGTTACAGAGAAAGACCTGTGAGaattccatttcttaaaaataatctTGTCCCTCTCATTGACTACTTAGTGTTTTGTGATGTGCTAAAAAGTGCACTGGCAACTCAGAATGGGTTTGTGTTTTAAGTTGGCCATGTCTTTTTAACAGACTGCAGTCTTCACAGTTACACAGAGCTGCAGGTCTCCTGGGTTTCAAGTGTCACTCATCTAACTGAGTCTGACAGCTGAGAAAGGCCACCGGTGCTTACAGTCAGTTTAAAAAGCATCCTCTACCTGGTATCTCTGCCGTGATTGTCTTGCTGCTCCCTGAAACCTCTTCCTCATCATCTGACGAACTGGTGCTGGAGTCACACGTCAGGTCACTGTCACTGGTGCTGCTGTCCTGCAGCAGGCTGTACTTCTTCCTTGCAGCAGCCTCCCGCTTCTGCCTCAGTAGTCTGATCCTTTCCTTGTGCTTTTGGCTCCGATGACCTTTAACCTTGGTGACTCGGCCATTCTGCTTATCACTGGATTGCCGGTTCTTCTTGGCAGCCATGGTAGATGTTTCGCTTTCGGAACGGGACCGCCTAGACTTTCGTCCAACAGTGGCACCAGGCACTCCTGAAGTATCTCCTTCTACTGTTGTTTCTGCTTGCGAGGGCTCATTCTCTTCAACAGAAGACAATGTATCTGAATCGGCCAAGTGGCCACTAGAGGAAGGGGAAAGCATGCAATGATTAGAGGAGTCACTCTCATAAACTCGGCCAGTCGTGGGCTTGTCACTCTCTGTGGATGCTAACTGGGACTCTGAGGAGTCCCTTCTCAGTTCCATCAACAAACAGGGCATTGAAGAGAGAACTGTAGAGCCGGCTCCACCGTCTTTAGGAACTTGAGACTCCAGTTCTACAGAGCCATCTTCCTCCTTGACTGTCTCTTGTTCCGATGCTTTTGGTGGGGCTGCAGACTCAGTGAGTTCTTCTACTTTTCCCACTGCCTCCTCCATCTTCATCTCAGAACTCCAGATTAAATCATGGAACAGAGTCTAGGAAACGATATCAAAGATGCACTGGAAAGCAGCCTGTATGAAAACACACAAAGTCAATGACTAGGAATGGAAGGTCATTTAACCTATGCAGCATGCTATGCTTCTAAGGGAGTGCAAAAGGTACCATTTACACAACAGACCTTTAAGACACCatgtgccggggttggggatttagctcagtgggaggtgcttccctgagttcggtccccagctccggaaaaaaaaaaaaaagaaagaaaaggaaaaaaaagaagacactaTGTGCCTATACTCGGCTTGATTGGCAGTCAGATTCAAAGGACTTTAACACCAGCAAAATCCTAGCAGTCTCatctattaaaaatagaatattaaCCTCTATTTTAATTACAGCAATTAACCAAAGAGTTACGTTTAAAGGGTTCGAAAAGTAACTTAGCAGTAGAGTGCTTGTTTGGGGtacatgaagccctgagttcaatctccagcaccaaaataagaaaagtttaaaacattcaaaaaagaaatctttgaaaAACTTTAATATAATTAATGTGTACTTGACtttaatataaatgaaaagaatgaTTTAAAATAAGACTGGGGGCTTGTGATGTAGTTAATTAGCTCATATGTTTGCCTTGCATACATGAAGCTGGGGTTCAATCCTCACCACTACGTAGTGTTAGACATGATGCTACaagcctgtaatttcagcactacagaggaagaggcaggagaattagaagTTCAAGATGATCCACAGTGAATTTCAGGCAATTCTGGGATATACGAGACCctatatcaaaaaagaaaacaaaaaacacgcAATAGTCTGACTGGGCATGGCAGTCTAAGTACATAGTTCTAGCTACTTGGGAGACCGAGGGCTGAGGACCCCAGAGTCAAGGCCTACCTGGACAACTTGGGCGACTCctctcaaaatgaaaaataaagggaCTAGAAAGATAGCTCCGTGGTTAAAAGTagtggctgcttttgcagaataCCTGGGTTTAGGTCCCCAAACCTACATCTTTTcctatctataactccaatttcaggagaTCATACACCACctctacacataaaaaaaaaataaatctttaaaaacatagatAAAGGGGAACTGGGCTGGAACgaagctcagtagtagagtgtttGACTAACGTTTTCAATGTCCCACACAGCACTAGTCCTGCAATCACTGTAACTAAAATTATGGTTtctagactcaattccccagagGAGAAGAGACTGTAACAGGGAGAGCCATCTAATGTACACTAATGGGTCGTTAAGGGGTCAGaggtgtgtttatacatgtgtggGCTGGTACATGTGAGGCATGAGGAAAGCCATctacctgtttgttttttgtttgtttgtttgtttgtttgtttgtttgtttgtttttttggttctttttttcggagctggggaacgaacccagggccttgtgcttcctaggtaagcgctctaccactgagctaaatccccagccccctgttttttttttttttaaaggtcccTGATTAGCCTGGAGATGGCAATTCCTCTGTGCTGCCTGGTAGTGGTTTGTAGGAggccgcctctgcctccccagctcctGACTTTCTAACATGGGCTCTGAGTATTAAAGTCAGATTTTCtgaatgagctctctctcctcactgcttctttaaaaacaacaaaaaaacaaaaacaaacaaacaaacaaacaaacaaaactccatgCTTTTGGGAAGTGAGCAACCAAAGTAATTATATGCATCAAACTTGTCTTCATTCCCCTGAATAGGACAAATCCCAAAGGAGGATTAAAAGAAAAGGCTAGCTGAGCATAGCAGCATACCCATGTAATATAGCATTTGCATGGCTGACTATGGACTGAGATTAGACATAAGCCTAAGCTACATATTGAGAGCCTCTCTCAAAGGCCAGATTCTGCTGTTCCCTTAGTCTATGTACTGAGTGAGTCTCATGTCAGGtgttttgtttcaaaaacaataagCATTAAAATATAGTTCAGTTACTTTGTGAATCCAAGAAATTCTGACTAGGTTCAGGTTTAAGAAAAACATCCTATACATTTTATACCTTATATACTAAATTTAGAACCTAATGTCCTTGCCATTCCAATAAAAAACACAAATCTAATTAACCGTGAGTAAAACATAACCTTTAGCCATCAGTCAGTAaccttttacattgtgaatttcATTAACTGATGGCATTCCTGAGAATGCTATGAAGCAAGGCAAAGCACTCTTGCTCTGTACACAGACTGTTAGAGAAGGTAACATAATGACCCCATAGGGCAAAGACAGATGCACATGTTAATCTTAGCGTACGCTAGTAGGTATAATACGGCATCTCCATCACTTGGGTTTACCAAGTATTAGTTCATTTTATGACAAAATACAGGAAATATCAGAAAAATTCTCTTATTGATCTAACATCTGAAGCATCATTTTTACGGACTTAAACATATTCCATGTACTGCTTTTTCCTTGCATGGCCCTGTTCTTTAATAAAATGGGCACTGCAATACTTTGCTTAACAAACTCAGGAAGACTAATATTTATTCCTACTAGAGTTTTTACTAATTTGAGACCCTCTTGTTTAGCCTACTTCATAAACATATTTGTATTTCTTACAACTAATTTTTAACTAAACGAAAACAAGCATGAATGCTTAACAGTCCTGAAAGAAATGTAAGCCAATGGGGGAGCATAGGCTAAATCAATAAATGAAAAGTGTCACTAATAAAGTATGCCAACAACATAAAACATTTGTATGTCTATATAAAATACCcttgaactaaagaaaaaaagtccttgcttctaataaaaataaaagaagagagagtTGAGTCTGGCAAAATGTTAACAGACAAAGTAAAAGCACTAACTACCTGGCCTTacaacctgggttcagtcccttgTACTCACAGGGTTGAAAAGACAACTGACTCCCATAAGCTGTCCTTTGACCACTCCATACATACTGTATCACATGTGCATACCCCACcccccaataaataaatgtagaaaaaaacAAGGTCAGAGTTTGTGGGCTGGGTGTTTGCCTAAAACACAAAAGCTGTGGGTTCAATCTCAACCAGTACACGAAAGTCATAGTTAACTTTGCCTGTAATCCTGACACCACAGAGATAGGTCCTCATAGTGTCAGGAGGAGCAAAGGTCAGCTTGGCTACATAACAAGATCAAGGCCAGCTAAAGCTCTgcctaacgtgtgtgtgtgtgagaaagagaacaCTGATTCTTCTGGTGGGATCATTCATACTCTCGAATAgagggttttccttttttttttattaattttcttatacATTCCGGCCATAGCTCCCCTCTCTCTACTaacagttcttttctttaaagttgaaatatctacaataaaaatactaaaatgaaaGTAATGTCAATTATAACACAAACACATCAAAGTCTAGTTTGAGAAGAAGGGAGCATTAGACCTTTAGATTACAATATGGCATAGGACTGAGAAACAATGCACTGGCCCCTTCCTCAGTGCGGGGCTGGCTGAGGGCCTTGCTCCATCTGGAGACCAGCACATCACCCAGCAGTGGCAGTCTCCCCAGCACCATCCCCACTGCCCACCCTGGCTTATCTCCATGTTTGCTTGCATCTACTCTGCTCTCGCCCTGAAAGATGATGGGATGACTGCACAGCTGCTCATTAAAGCAGCCGCTGTACACCTGAACCTTTTGGCCTAACTTATTTGCAAAGTCCCAGCCAAGATCAGCACTGAGTCTGCTGGACCTGCTCATGCAGTTGGTATTACACTTAGCAGGAGCCTTGCCCACTGATGCATCAGAATGAGAAAGGTGAAGAGGCACGAAACAAGAATCAAGAGAGTGGGCAGATGAGAAGAGAGGTGGTGGTTAAGAACCCTcgctgctgggctggagagatggctcagtggttaagagccccgactgctcttccagaggtcctgagttcaaatcccagcaaccacatggtggctcacaaccatctgtaaagagatctgatgccctcttctggtgtgtctgaagacagctacagtgtacttatatacaataaataaataaatcttaaaaaaaaaaaaaaaaaaaaaaacccttgctgCCTTTCCAGAGTCCCTAAGTTCAATTTCTAGAACGCaattgggcagctcacagcctGTTGCTCCGGCTGTAGAGGACATAAGCTTCTCTCTGACTTcctcaggcacacatacacatgttgcATACATTTTTCACGGTCatattcctccctctccctccctctctgtgtatgagtgtgtctgtctctccacaAACACAAGTAAAAAccaatcttaaaagaaaaagaaaaaagaattcaagatggCTATGAGCTTTAGTCTGGTTTtgctgttattatttttaaagatttaattgttgattttatgtgcatgtgtctgtgccaGACTATATGTTTGTGaaccacatgtatgcatgcaggtgTTCCTGGCCAGAAAAGGGCTTATAACTGGAGTTATAAGCAGTTACGGTTGCCCATTTGGGTACTAGGAATCAAACCAAACTTGcaagaacaagtactcttaaccaacaacaagccatctctctatcccagctaatggtcttttttttttttttcagagctggggaccaaacccagggccttgcgcttcctaggcaagcgctctaccactgagctaaatccccaaccccaccagctATGGTCTTTTGACTAAACTCTTCTGCAACATGATCAATAAAAAGCTAAAATCTAAAAATCACTCGACTAGTTAAAATGTGCATGACTCTTGTTTCTTCAGGGAATAAGTTATATGGATAGCACAAATGAATCTGAACTACTTTTTTatacaatattatttttaatattatacatCAATCAATTAACTTGCATTTCAAAATCCTTAAACTTAAGTTTTAAATGAGATTTCATCACAGTTGCCTAAATATGTCAACAGTACTCTGGTTAAAACCCACATGAATATTTCCAAATCAATCACAAAGGACTGGCATTAACCAACCATAAATAGAACCAGTGAGCACATCAAGGTCTTTCCAAACAATGTGGGCATTAAGAAGGAAAAGGCTCTTCATAGAAAATGAATAGAGCAGCTTGCAGTGAACACAAACTAAATGAGGAAGTCagggagatgatggctcagttggtaaagtgcctgctgtacacacatgaggacccaagtttggattACACACATCTATACCCCAGTGCTTGAGGGCAACAGGCAGCTTCTTGGGAGTTCACTCGCCAACCAACCTAGCCAAACCCTTGAGTTCTGGGttgagtgagagactctgtctcataaaacaaggtGAAGAGTGACCTAGGGAAAACGAGTGATATCAACctctgacttcacacacacaagcacttaTGCACACACCAACAGAAGTACtgaacacagaacacacagaaacCTTAAGTGGACAGAAAAAGTGGTTATACTATCTGTTTAAGAACAAGcaattttgggctggagagatggctcagtggttaagagccccgactgctcttccagaggtcctgagttcaattcccagcaaccacatggtggctcacaaccatctgtaaagagatctgatgccctcttctggtgtatctgaagacagttacagtgtacttatatataataaatgaataaaaaaaaaaaaaaaaagaacaagcaattttggggcttggggatttagctcagtggtagtgcttgcctagcaggcacaaggccctgggttcggtctccagctccgaaaaaaagaaaagaaaagaaaaaaaaaaaaaaaaagaacaagcaattttatttataattttgtctAGGGCACAGAATCTCTAGAAGGATCCTTAACAAAGTGGAAGAGAGGGACAAGGAATAAAATTTTGttatcatatacaataaatatctTTCAAAGCTCTATGGTAAGTCTTCTGAAAGAGGACAGTGCTTTTACTTTGGACACTCTACCATTTGGGTCATTTTTCATCAATAAATGTTACAAAGCTTTCCCTCTAGGACATAACTTTCTTATAATTAAACACAGGGTTGGGTCTAAAAGTCACTAGAAACAGAAATCCAAGCTAAATAAAGTTCTCTAAACACAATGGGAAAGATATACACAGTTTAATTGTGCCTAACAATCAAATTATCAAAAagtggacttttttctttttctagttttcttttgaGATTACAATATGATTTTATCACTTttatcctccatcccctccctccaGACAGTCCCATATagccctccttgctctctttcaaattcatggcctccttttctgTGGTCACTGTgtacatgcttgcatgtgtgcttgtctgtattgtgttacttttatttttattttatttttattcggGTCTTCAGGGCTACTCTTTTGGTGTCCtcctccctggggaagactattccTCCTGCTCTTAGTGTTCCTTAGTTGCATTCCTTAGTATAGTTCTTGGTGTAAGGTAGAGGACTCATGGGCTTTCCCCTGACCAAAAAGTGGATTTTTTTGGTAGGGATAATCAAATAGCTGGAAGTaggacattgatttttttttttttttaagtgtgaagCCAGCgttggcaagatggttcagcagataaaggtACTTGAGCTAAGCCTGACAACTcaagtttaatccctgggatTCACACAGTAAATAGAAGTCTTTGTCCTTTGAACTCCATATGCAGGAGGTTGATCACCACCTCAACTTTACATCCTCCTCTCCcgagtttggtttttgttttgttttgttttgttgttgtttttgtttttgttttgaagacataGAGTCTCGCTATGTAATTTCGTCTGGCCTAGAACTGACTATGTAGacctgactggcctcaaactcataaagatccacccggatctgcctcctgggtgctgggattaaaggcgtcaCCACAACTGGCTCCTGAGTTCTTAGGAAACTTCACTTTGTTGTCTGGGAACAGTATACCCAATCTCTGGAACAGTCATGGCACTAGATACCTCTCGCTATATCGACTGGTCAAGAGTGAGTTGTCTGgcgctagaaagatggctcaacagttaaaagcactggctgttctttcagagaacttAATTCAatgcccagcatccacatggtagctcataactgtctgcagctctagtttcagaggatctggtACCCTCAcgcagacatacattcaggcaaaatagcaatgcatataaaaattaaatcttaaaaaaaagaaacactaagtcataggggtttttgttttttaaagtgagTTATCTGGTAGAACATGGAACTCTGGAATTTTTAGTTCCCGTGGTATGACAGAAACCCACTAGAAAGAAGTGGTAAGGAGTCCCTTTGCTACTCCAGAAATGCTGCATCCCCAAGCAGTACTGCACAGAAGCACTCATTAAATCTGCTTGCAAGAATGGTTCTggacaataaaatattttgtgattACTAACTGCCTAAACAAGAAGTCTGAAATATTGTCGATACTACATGTCATACTTCAACAAATTTCTTTGGGGAAGTGAGACCCAGTTATACAAAATAAGGGAATAAGCCACGTTTACAAGTCCCCCCGTTTCCTTGGTCTTTCTTTAGCTGGTTGCTTTGCAGTATGGTTTTTTAGAAACAAAGTAATTCTGTGAACTGGGGCTATCATATACTCCAGTTTTGCTCTGTACTatcctttttaaacttttatccTTTTTAAATGCAGGTGCCAAAGGTCAGCcatctcagtgggtaaaggaactTACAGCCAAGCCCAAAACCTGAGTTCAGGACCCACATTTGAAAGAGAACACCAATCCCTTGAGGGCTGGCTGCTAACCATGTGCACATTGTGGCACATGTGCACTcccatacatacatgaatgcataCGTAAATTCACAgatattaagtaaataaaataaataaattgtagcAGAGTAGCAATAATCCAATGCTTTGAGAATATACCCAGACAAACTTGCCAAACAGATAAAGTTGAATCTGAGCGTGAAGCCTTGAAAGCTTGAGCTGGTTAAGATGGCTCAAATGGTTTAAAAAACACTTGTCAAGCAAGCCTAATGgcctgagtttcatccctggaACCACAAACCACATCTCACAATTTGGAATACACACCTGAactgaaacaaacacacacacaaacacacacacacacacacacacacacacgccattaaatttttaaaaattaaaaaaaaaaagtcctaagtCTCTCCCGTCATTTGGTTTAGCAAACACCACCATTTACGTCTGTTTAAGACTGTTGTGTATGTGCTCATCTGGGTGAGCGCATGTGCACAGCATGCATGCAGGGCCTCCTAAGACAGTGACCTGATGTGGGCACTAGGAGTGAATGCAGTGAGTGACGCTAACACTGAGTCAGCATGCTTCCAGCACTGCTGTGCATGGTGTGAGTGTCAACTCTGCTATCGATTTTCTTCCCATATGGGTCAGAACAACCAGAATAGGTTCATCCTATCTCCTGAGAACAAACAAACCTGAGATAAGCAATGTTTTTAGACAAGGACATCCAGGATGGAAATTCTTCTTTGTAGTGTGGTAagacatgcctgtaatcccagaacttggaagcaGGAAGGATTAAAAATTCAGGCCAGTCTCAGCTCTATGGGAAAATGGTTCATTTGGTAAGGTGCTTGCCTTTGCAAACACATGAACCTAAGTTCAGTCCCTAGAATCCATGTGCTTTATTTCtaacaattaaataaatgtataggtaaataagtaaacaaaacaaagcagtttGCCATGATGATGACATGTGTTTGTGATGCCAGCCAGCACTGGATCCTTGGAGGCTCAATGGCCAGCCAGTCTATACTACTTAGCAAGTTCCTGGCCAGTGGGAGACCTTATAGTGAAACAAATAAAAGTGGAAAAGACCTGAATAACACTCAAGGTTGTTCTCTAgcctctatatatatataaaatccatATATAAAAAGCATCCATAGCCCTTTCTAATGGATAACTCATGAAGTACTGGCTATACTACAATCTGGCTGAGGTAAGAACATAGAACATCATCATCACGAGAGAGTTCCTGACAGAACTTTGGGactattaaataaaaatcatcCATGTATATACTGAAAtcaccaagaactaagaaaaAAGTAAGAATGGACAAGATGACAATGAAGAACAAGTGCCGTAGGGACAGAAAAGGGACAGTGATTTAACGGATGGCCACAGTAAGTAGattcaagaaggaaaagaaaaattccagAAAAGAGTAGCAGTGAGGACCACttacccttcctctctctctccagataggaggagaggaggacagCAGGAGAAGAACACCACTAGTGACCTGTTAGTGTGTGAGAAAAAGAGAAGGTTCAGAAGAGGCTGAGAATTCAGAAGACAAATCATGAACTGCAAAGTACAAACTGGAAGGCAGttaggagagaggagaaagcagaatGAGGGAAGAGCAGTGCTTTCTCCAGAAATTATCATGTAGGAAACAGCATGACTTGAGAGTGTGGGGTTTCTTTTGATGAcattcatgaaataaaaaaactACCCTAGCATTTAATACACTCAAAATGTATTTCttcttggggctggaaagatggcctaACAACACTTGCTCCTCTTTCAGAGGTACTAACTACTCCAGGTCCAGTTCTGactccttcttctgacctccacaggcattgaAAATACATGAAACACAGCCATATATGATGGCTAATCACacatatactaaaaataaatatttattccatgtctctgtgtgtgcgtgtatgtgtgcaggtgtgtaaaACACAGCTAATTCTGGTCATGACTCAGTAAACTGATTTCATAACCCATCAGTGGCGGCAGCCCAAATGAAACCTGGAAAGCTTTCCCTAAAGTCTGTACACATGGGCTGTGTATGTAACTCAGGTAAGAGTGTGTGTTTTTCTATCACTCACAAatcctggatttgatccccaacaccacaCAAACCAGAAGTAGTGGTACAAGCTCTGATCCCAACATGAGGAAGTGTAAGAGGGAAAATTTAAGTTCAAAGTCATCATCAACTAACAGGGAGTTTGAGTTCAGCCTGGAAAACAGAAATCCATGCACAGGCTATGTTGACAATACagctggttttttaaaaaaataaattatgatacATTCTATTGAAGAAGCACTGGGCTAGCAAAATGACTCAAAACATAAGAGCATTCTTGCTTCAAAGCCTGACAACATGAATTCACTTCACAGGACCTGCATGGTAGAAAACTGACTGCTCAAAGTGGTCCTTCGACTTCTGCGTCAGCACCATGGAGCACAGGCATGGACTTGAaaacacttgcatacacacacatgtgcacacatacacatacagagagacacaataaagaaatgcCGTGCTCCTGCCCCTAGAGACATTGCAATGTGATtgctgtgtcacatgtgcatCAGTCGGTGGCAAAGAGGAGAGGTATGTCTTTGTTCTGTGTTCTGATCTACaaacatctgaatgattagtagcctAACATTCCCTGGAAAAAGCAAGCTTGAGACCAATACTGTCTGGTGCCAGAGGTTCTGAACAGGGAGCTGGCCACCTCTCTGGTGCCAGGTTACTGGATAGGCCTGAACAGGAAGCAAGCCTGAGGCTAGAAGAACCCAGCAAGGAACCACAGGCCCCAGGCAGCCCAAGACAGATGCCCCACTCCTGTGGGCCAGGAGAGAAGCAAGCCTGAATTGACCACCAGTCTGGTAATAtgggacccagaaatgaagctaGCTTAAGATGAACACCCAGTCTGCTACCCCTCGGGGCTGGGGCAAACCATGCTCAAGATGACACCTGCCATAAAGCACAAGGAAGGCACAGTATTCCTGAGATCACTCCTGAGAGGACCCCAGA is a window of Rattus norvegicus strain BN/NHsdMcwi chromosome 18, GRCr8, whole genome shotgun sequence DNA encoding:
- the Ark2n gene encoding protein ARK2N isoform X1; the encoded protein is MKMEEAVGKVEELTESAAPPKASEQETVKEEDGSVELESQVPKDGGAGSTVLSSMPCLLMELRRDSSESQLASTESDKPTTGRVYESDSSNHCMLSPSSSGHLADSDTLSSVEENEPSQAETTVEGDTSGVPGATVGRKSRRSRSESETSTMAAKKNRQSSDKQNGRVTKVKGHRSQKHKERIRLLRQKREAAARKKYSLLQDSSTSDSDLTCDSSTSSSDDEEEVSGSSKTITAEIPDGPPVVAHYDMSDTSSDPEVINVDNLLAAAVVQEHSNSVGGQDTGATWRTSELLEAGHLDPGFLASDKTSVGSAPLNEEINIASSDSEVEIVGVQEHARCAHPRGGVIQSVSSWKHGSGTQYVGSRPTQSWTAVTPQQTWASPAEVVDLTLDEDGRRKYLL
- the Ark2n gene encoding protein ARK2N isoform X2, with translation MKMEEAVGKVEELTESAAPPKASEQETVKEEDGSVELESQVPKDGGAGSTVLSSMPCLLMELRRDSSESQLASTESDKPTTGRVYESDSSNHCMLSPSSSGHLADSDTLSSVEENEPSQAETTVEGDTSGVPGATVGRKSRRSRSESETSTMAAKKNRQSSDKQNGRVTKVKGHRSQKHKERIRLLRQKREAAARKKYSLLQDSSTSDSDLTCDSSTSSSDDEEEVSGSSKTITAEIPGHLDPGFLASDKTSVGSAPLNEEINIASSDSEVEIVGVQEHARCAHPRGGVIQSVSSWKHGSGTQYVGSRPTQSWTAVTPQQTWASPAEVVDLTLDEDGRRKYLL